A region of Candidatus Leptovillus gracilis DNA encodes the following proteins:
- a CDS encoding LCP family protein, with protein sequence MNRLSTHPIYWLALLTAVVLLIGCRPATAIVLPTTAATAVAAISATSTETMLTPLPATRYLPPTLTPIQPTIQPTNKPTSQATLPPTFTPQPTFTPRPTLRPYATLAATPPTAVPSPMPPFPKNSAITNIVLVGNDVAEAQGGRTDSIILVSINREAKTATMLSIPRDLYVFIPGWRMTKINLALPHGHGYGVDYPGAGGGLLKDTIEYNLGIPVDYYARIGFDGFKSAVDLVGGAEVVVTCTLRDWRLISPELDQTVEENWEMFTLEPGVHEMDGDLALWYARSRRTTNDFERGRRQQQVLRAILDRGLERNLIGDIPDLWRIYRQAVETDLTLPVVLELAALAPAVRANGIQHLALAGDAVRSWQEPGTGWSTQLLRPETAVPILSRVMQPPALNRATRPPITVEIVAADEQLYRLMAENLAWVGFVPRYAPADETPARTRIEYYGPNFKGSSSDLLSWLFRQTTAVVNLLPNPNSDVAYRVYLGADANPCLPSFTAPAGEE encoded by the coding sequence ATGAACCGCCTTTCTACCCACCCCATCTATTGGCTGGCGCTGCTGACGGCCGTTGTTCTGCTTATCGGCTGTCGCCCGGCGACGGCCATTGTCTTGCCGACGACTGCGGCGACGGCCGTCGCCGCCATTAGCGCCACATCCACCGAGACAATGCTTACCCCACTGCCCGCCACCCGCTACCTGCCGCCCACCCTGACGCCTATCCAACCAACCATCCAACCAACGAACAAACCAACCAGCCAGGCAACCCTACCACCGACCTTCACTCCCCAACCCACCTTCACGCCGCGGCCGACGCTGCGGCCGTATGCGACACTGGCAGCCACCCCACCAACGGCCGTGCCCAGCCCCATGCCCCCCTTTCCCAAGAACAGCGCCATCACCAATATCGTCCTGGTGGGCAACGACGTGGCCGAAGCGCAAGGCGGCCGCACCGACAGCATCATCCTGGTCTCTATCAACCGCGAGGCCAAAACAGCCACCATGCTGTCCATCCCCCGCGACCTCTACGTCTTTATTCCCGGCTGGCGCATGACCAAAATCAACCTGGCGCTGCCCCACGGCCACGGCTACGGCGTGGATTATCCCGGCGCGGGCGGCGGTTTGTTGAAGGATACCATCGAGTATAACCTGGGCATTCCGGTGGATTATTATGCCCGCATTGGCTTTGATGGCTTTAAGAGCGCTGTAGACCTGGTGGGCGGCGCGGAGGTGGTGGTGACGTGCACCCTGCGTGACTGGCGGCTTATCTCGCCGGAATTGGACCAGACGGTGGAGGAAAATTGGGAGATGTTTACCCTGGAGCCGGGGGTGCATGAGATGGATGGCGACCTGGCCCTGTGGTATGCCCGCTCGCGCCGCACAACCAATGATTTTGAGCGCGGCCGACGGCAGCAGCAGGTGCTGCGCGCGATTTTAGATCGCGGCCTGGAGCGTAACCTCATCGGCGACATTCCCGACCTGTGGCGCATTTACCGGCAGGCGGTGGAAACGGACCTGACGCTGCCGGTGGTTTTGGAGTTAGCAGCGCTGGCCCCGGCGGTGCGCGCCAACGGCATCCAACATCTGGCGCTTGCCGGGGACGCGGTGCGCTCCTGGCAAGAACCGGGCACGGGTTGGTCTACCCAACTGCTGCGGCCGGAAACGGCCGTGCCCATCCTCAGCCGTGTCATGCAGCCGCCCGCCCTTAACCGCGCCACCCGCCCGCCCATCACCGTGGAAATCGTCGCCGCCGACGAGCAGTTATACCGCTTGATGGCTGAAAACCTGGCCTGGGTTGGTTTTGTGCCGCGTTATGCTCCGGCCGATGAAACCCCGGCGCGCACGCGCATTGAGTATTACGGCCCCAACTTCAAAGGGTCGTCCAGCGATTTGTTAAGCTGGCTGTTCCGGCAGACGACGGCCGTTGTGAACCTGCTGCCCAACCCAAACAGCGACGTCGCTTACCGTGTCTACCTGGGAGCCGACGCCAACCCATGTTTGCCCTCTTTCACCGCCCCGGCGGGGGAGGAGTGA
- a CDS encoding ABC transporter substrate-binding protein — protein sequence MQMDRTRIIFIVIVGLALIAVCVAGFLTMYANIGNNASATPAAVATAASNLPANPTRPPTNLQSPEPIWGPNYDANDGLPTYICGADAFGSYFTLQQMQMAGLDKTNGFHLGIVPFALDGDPKYEISEEQRVALLTTGVWDCLLTTLDSVALTSPGVITAIVDESAGADQLWVRGIETINDLKGKRVAFSRGSVGEYFLYYVLSIAQLSPRTDVTLVPQDTVADAVAIFNSGQADAVAGWEPDIFEAETSGGIPLLSSAQLRIVIDTIVTSRDTIQNQPDLVQNFHNAWFATLKAQVEDFGTAANQIAAWGHNDWSFVYPESASDDFTTWLTNVAQADLGDNAFVMRDTRPIVERLNIARRVWSLANLPAPGDSADALVNPGFVLRAAEQAGLQPNGKPINDTFSISQQLDLSGVSTAASETLVVLPCRTFTFLPESTELTLESRRILDNCVVPTLSQSVGLFLKVEGSSAWPANNPPYTEADILEVAEGRARSVVAYLESKGIDPARFVVEAVLPPEDHRNTDNATLQAADRYVELTLITVGR from the coding sequence ATGCAAATGGATCGCACCCGCATCATCTTTATCGTCATCGTCGGTCTGGCCCTCATCGCCGTTTGCGTGGCCGGCTTTCTAACCATGTACGCCAACATTGGCAACAACGCATCCGCCACCCCAGCGGCCGTTGCCACCGCCGCCAGCAACCTGCCCGCCAATCCCACGCGCCCACCGACCAACCTGCAATCCCCCGAACCCATCTGGGGACCCAACTACGACGCCAACGACGGCCTACCGACCTACATCTGCGGCGCAGACGCCTTTGGCAGCTACTTCACCCTGCAACAAATGCAGATGGCCGGTCTGGACAAAACCAACGGCTTCCACCTGGGCATCGTCCCCTTTGCCCTGGATGGCGATCCCAAATACGAAATTTCCGAAGAACAGCGTGTCGCCCTGCTCACCACCGGGGTGTGGGACTGCCTCCTGACCACCCTGGACTCGGTGGCCCTCACCAGCCCTGGCGTCATCACCGCCATTGTGGATGAAAGCGCCGGCGCCGACCAGCTATGGGTGCGCGGCATCGAAACCATCAACGACCTGAAAGGCAAGCGCGTCGCCTTTTCCCGCGGCAGCGTGGGCGAATACTTCCTCTACTATGTCCTCTCCATCGCCCAACTCAGCCCACGCACCGACGTAACCCTGGTCCCCCAAGACACCGTCGCCGACGCCGTCGCCATCTTCAACAGCGGCCAGGCTGACGCCGTAGCTGGCTGGGAACCAGATATTTTCGAGGCAGAAACCAGCGGCGGCATTCCCCTGCTCAGTTCTGCCCAACTGCGCATTGTCATAGACACCATCGTCACCTCGCGCGACACCATCCAAAACCAACCAGACCTGGTGCAAAATTTCCACAACGCTTGGTTTGCCACCCTAAAAGCCCAGGTAGAAGATTTCGGCACGGCCGCCAACCAGATCGCCGCCTGGGGACACAACGATTGGAGCTTTGTTTATCCTGAATCAGCCAGCGACGACTTCACCACCTGGCTGACAAACGTGGCTCAGGCTGATTTAGGCGACAACGCTTTTGTCATGCGCGACACACGCCCCATCGTGGAGCGCCTGAACATCGCCCGGCGTGTCTGGTCATTGGCGAACCTGCCCGCGCCCGGCGACAGCGCCGACGCCCTAGTGAACCCTGGCTTTGTCTTGCGCGCCGCCGAACAGGCCGGTTTGCAGCCCAACGGCAAGCCAATCAACGATACCTTTTCCATCTCACAGCAGTTGGACCTGAGCGGCGTCAGCACGGCCGCATCCGAGACGCTGGTGGTGCTGCCCTGCCGCACCTTCACCTTCCTGCCCGAATCCACCGAATTAACGTTGGAATCGCGGCGCATCCTGGACAACTGCGTCGTGCCCACGTTGTCGCAAAGCGTGGGGCTGTTTCTGAAAGTCGAAGGCTCTTCCGCCTGGCCGGCCAACAACCCGCCCTACACCGAAGCGGATATTCTGGAAGTGGCCGAAGGACGCGCCCGGTCGGTGGTGGCCTATCTGGAGAGTAAAGGCATAGACCCGGCCCGTTTTGTCGTTGAAGCGGTGCTGCCGCCGGAAGACCACCGCAACACAGACAACGCCACGCTGCAAGCCGCCGACCGCTACGTGGAACTGACGCTGATCACAGTAGGACGGTAG
- a CDS encoding response regulator, producing MNNPFITVLLVEDNPGDADLIRYLLADPPAHLSARTTTFVIHQADRIASALVRLDETFFDIILLDLSLPDSQGLGTFDIIKISAHNTPIIVLTGLDDETIAIRAMQQGAQDYLVKGRIDADLLTHAIRHAIERQHLLTEQLLAKNQLTRQAIELQNRNAELDQFAHTVAHQVQGLLGQIIGYGSFLEMTQKEKLDEEGRLALKRILQSGHKMNNVLSEILLLASVGREEVATISLNMGRVVAEACKRLSFEIDEHNAQIELADVWPAAFGYPSWIEEVWVNYISNGLKYGGSPPILRLGATVNDETNVCFWVKDNGPGLSEADQLRLFKAHTRLHQRQVRGEGLGLSIVRRIVEKCGGQVGVESQLGAGSMFWFTLPKA from the coding sequence ATGAACAACCCATTTATCACCGTCCTGCTCGTTGAAGATAATCCGGGCGACGCCGATCTCATTCGCTATTTGCTCGCCGACCCGCCAGCCCATTTGTCTGCCCGAACCACAACATTTGTCATCCACCAGGCAGATCGCATCGCCAGCGCCCTGGTGCGGCTAGATGAAACATTCTTCGACATCATCCTGCTCGACCTCTCGCTGCCAGACAGCCAGGGATTAGGTACATTCGACATCATAAAAATCAGCGCCCACAATACCCCCATCATCGTCCTGACCGGATTAGATGACGAGACCATCGCCATCAGAGCGATGCAGCAGGGAGCGCAAGATTATCTGGTGAAAGGGCGCATAGACGCCGATCTGCTCACTCATGCCATCCGCCACGCCATTGAGCGGCAGCACCTGCTCACCGAGCAGCTTCTCGCCAAAAATCAACTGACGCGGCAGGCCATCGAATTACAGAACCGCAACGCCGAATTGGACCAATTTGCCCATACAGTCGCCCATCAGGTCCAGGGTTTATTGGGCCAAATCATCGGCTATGGCAGCTTTTTAGAGATGACCCAAAAAGAAAAGCTGGATGAAGAAGGGCGGTTGGCGCTAAAACGCATATTGCAAAGCGGCCACAAAATGAACAACGTGTTGAGTGAAATCTTGCTTCTAGCCAGCGTCGGCCGTGAAGAAGTGGCGACCATTTCGCTCAACATGGGGCGCGTGGTAGCCGAAGCCTGCAAGCGGCTCTCATTTGAAATTGATGAACACAACGCCCAAATCGAGCTGGCAGACGTTTGGCCGGCCGCATTTGGTTATCCTTCCTGGATTGAAGAGGTGTGGGTCAATTACATCAGTAATGGGTTAAAATATGGCGGCAGCCCACCCATTTTGCGCCTGGGCGCAACAGTGAACGATGAAACTAACGTTTGCTTTTGGGTAAAAGATAACGGACCCGGCCTGTCCGAAGCGGATCAACTGCGCTTGTTTAAAGCCCACACCCGCCTGCACCAGAGGCAGGTTCGGGGCGAGGGATTGGGTTTGTCTATTGTGCGCCGCATTGTGGAAAAGTGCGGCGGGCAGGTGGGCGTAGAGAGTCAATTAGGCGCCGGCAGCATGTTTTGGTTCACGCTGCCCAAAGCGTGA
- a CDS encoding response regulator — MTPTRKSLRSMIHILLVEDNPADVRLTQEAFKETGVPSTLHVVRDGAEAIDFLQQDGRFASAPRPDMILLDLNLPKKDGRQVLAEIKSDNNFRSIPIVILTTSKAEEDIQDTYNHYANCYITKPTDLDEFIQIVKQIEQFWLSIVQLP, encoded by the coding sequence ATGACCCCCACCAGAAAAAGTTTACGCAGCATGATACATATTCTATTGGTTGAAGACAATCCGGCCGACGTGCGTTTGACCCAGGAAGCCTTCAAGGAAACCGGAGTACCCAGCACCCTGCATGTGGTGCGTGATGGCGCCGAAGCGATAGACTTTTTGCAGCAGGACGGCCGTTTTGCCTCTGCCCCCCGCCCCGATATGATTTTGCTAGACCTGAACCTGCCGAAAAAAGACGGCCGTCAGGTCCTGGCTGAAATCAAAAGCGACAACAACTTCCGCAGCATCCCCATTGTCATCCTGACCACCTCCAAAGCGGAAGAAGACATCCAAGACACCTATAACCATTACGCCAATTGTTACATCACCAAACCCACCGATCTGGACGAATTTATCCAAATCGTCAAACAAATAGAGCAATTTTGGTTAAGCATCGTTCAACTGCCGTAA
- a CDS encoding VanW family protein — translation MQVALPERPSPSNGRFTRNLTYFLIAPLTALVIATLVLAVNVAAYQSQHHNRIYTGVSVMGVDLSQMTLEEAQAALAQALPYAQAENITFTDPISNQTWTKSPTALGVSVNAADMAAEAYAIGRHGGPLARLGETFTAWYYGRSLAPTIILDEGQLEQSLTDIAVEINQPAVNAAFTYDGSRTTYVPSQAGRQVDVALVRSSLVEPLTTFRPVAVTLPIVATQPQVADTGETAVQIQQALYNPITFYLPQPLVDVDLGAIELSSDQLAQWVRVEMALAADGAQQPQLVVDENAVRYWLYQYANQLYRAPVNARYYFDDDTKELVLVAPHVNGRELDIDATMEHFLAQVNTPNRSVPLMVKAIEPLVHSNATAAELGITELVSEKVTWFYGSSDERKHNIARAAANFYGIVIAPYEEFSFNNYLGSISETDGYSEGLIIVGGQTIKGIGGGICQVSTTIYQTAFWAGFPITSRLEHGYWLSYYNDGEGPGMDATIYTPIVDLKFINNTPYHLLLENYYSAENEALTFKFYSTSMGRTIEKVGPIFEDVTEVPGTDQDRWEFDPDLPEGTAKQIDWATEGANVFVTRIVKNASGDVIEERTFISRYIPYPNTYHYGPGVQPYDYSVLPKEDRR, via the coding sequence TAACGGCCGATTTACCCGCAATCTCACCTACTTTCTGATAGCGCCGCTGACGGCCCTGGTCATTGCCACACTGGTGCTGGCTGTCAACGTTGCCGCCTACCAGAGCCAACACCACAACCGCATCTACACCGGCGTCTCGGTGATGGGCGTAGACCTCAGCCAGATGACGCTTGAGGAAGCCCAGGCCGCGTTGGCTCAGGCTCTGCCGTATGCCCAGGCCGAGAACATCACGTTTACCGATCCAATCAGCAACCAGACGTGGACCAAATCGCCCACGGCGTTGGGTGTGTCGGTGAACGCCGCCGATATGGCCGCCGAGGCGTATGCCATTGGGCGGCACGGCGGCCCTTTGGCGCGCTTGGGCGAGACGTTTACGGCCTGGTATTACGGCCGTTCCCTGGCCCCCACCATCATCTTAGACGAGGGCCAGCTTGAACAATCGCTGACCGACATCGCCGTCGAAATCAACCAACCGGCGGTCAATGCCGCCTTTACCTATGATGGCAGCCGCACCACCTATGTGCCCAGCCAGGCGGGCCGTCAGGTGGATGTGGCCCTGGTGCGCAGCAGTCTGGTCGAGCCGCTGACCACCTTCCGGCCGGTGGCGGTGACGCTGCCCATTGTGGCGACACAGCCACAAGTGGCCGATACGGGGGAAACGGCCGTGCAAATCCAACAAGCCCTGTACAACCCCATCACCTTTTACCTGCCCCAGCCGTTGGTAGACGTAGACCTGGGGGCGATAGAGCTTTCCTCGGACCAACTGGCGCAGTGGGTGCGCGTGGAAATGGCCCTGGCCGCCGATGGCGCGCAGCAGCCACAACTGGTGGTAGACGAAAACGCGGTGCGCTACTGGTTGTACCAGTATGCCAACCAACTGTACCGCGCGCCGGTTAACGCCCGCTACTACTTCGACGACGACACCAAAGAATTGGTGCTGGTTGCGCCGCATGTAAACGGCCGTGAACTAGATATAGACGCCACCATGGAACATTTCCTGGCTCAGGTAAACACCCCCAATCGTTCCGTCCCCCTCATGGTCAAAGCCATCGAACCGTTGGTCCACTCCAACGCCACCGCCGCCGAATTGGGCATCACCGAACTGGTCAGCGAAAAAGTCACCTGGTTCTACGGCTCCTCCGACGAACGTAAACACAACATCGCCCGCGCCGCCGCCAACTTCTACGGCATCGTCATCGCCCCTTACGAAGAATTTTCCTTCAACAATTATCTGGGCAGCATCAGCGAAACGGATGGTTACTCCGAAGGGCTAATCATCGTCGGCGGGCAAACCATCAAAGGGATTGGCGGTGGCATTTGCCAGGTTAGCACCACCATCTACCAGACAGCGTTTTGGGCCGGTTTCCCCATCACCAGCCGCCTGGAACATGGTTACTGGCTGAGCTATTATAACGACGGCGAGGGGCCAGGCATGGACGCGACCATTTACACGCCTATTGTGGACCTGAAATTCATCAACAACACTCCGTACCACTTGCTGCTGGAAAATTATTACAGCGCCGAAAACGAGGCCTTGACTTTTAAGTTTTATTCCACCAGCATGGGGCGCACCATCGAAAAAGTGGGACCGATTTTTGAGGACGTCACCGAAGTGCCGGGAACCGACCAGGATCGCTGGGAGTTTGACCCCGATTTACCGGAAGGCACGGCCAAACAAATTGATTGGGCCACCGAAGGCGCAAACGTATTTGTGACACGCATCGTCAAAAACGCCAGCGGTGACGTGATTGAAGAACGCACCTTCATCAGCCGCTATATCCCCTACCCCAACACCTATCATTACGGCCCCGGCGTGCAGCCTTACGACTATTCCGTGCTGCCCAAAGAAGACCGGCGGTAG
- a CDS encoding arginine decarboxylase → MSEPVIGWESSDPVPDGHSFNHYLIVKNGRLHLEDLDLAQLFLGGGSRLGLGRTLPSPLEIVYLPIIPRQIAYMNQVFAAAIEELEYNGRFHYTYASKANAAEEVIRTTLGGGAHHEMSSAVDVDIARLMIRRGLLPPGRLIVCNGFKPNGSAYADSILRLRDDHAQVIPVIEDLNEIAPFLNSRHHFDVGLRQKSYGPNTSLNEMDAANSRFGLDSKQMWIAADYIAAAPNLSLVMFHNMVGSQLTDKAAFVDYLRPGIELYAQLRQRHPSLHIFNFGGGMPVAMTLGFDFDYAAFARQLLTALKETCARYNVPEPDVMGEFGRYTTSEHGAHLFKIIAAKDNDSTYPWYIIDSSIMSSFPDSWALGEHFIVLPLNHLDKPFQRVQLGGITCDSDDVYPPKKSQSPLYLPVETDDLYIGFFSIGAYQEMLGGVRGSKHCVLPEAMELVVDRDGDGRYTFDLLPGQTTADVLRNLGYHLT, encoded by the coding sequence ATGAGCGAACCTGTTATTGGTTGGGAAAGCAGCGACCCTGTCCCCGACGGGCACTCGTTTAATCATTATTTGATTGTGAAAAACGGCCGTCTCCATCTCGAAGACCTGGACCTGGCGCAGTTGTTTCTGGGCGGCGGGAGTCGCCTGGGGCTGGGGCGCACCCTGCCCAGCCCGCTGGAAATCGTTTACCTGCCCATTATCCCGCGCCAGATCGCCTATATGAACCAGGTATTTGCCGCGGCGATAGAGGAATTGGAGTATAACGGCCGTTTCCACTACACCTACGCCTCCAAAGCCAACGCCGCCGAAGAAGTCATCCGCACCACCCTCGGCGGCGGCGCCCACCACGAAATGTCCTCCGCTGTAGATGTAGACATCGCCCGCCTCATGATTCGGCGCGGCTTGCTGCCCCCCGGCCGGCTCATCGTCTGCAACGGCTTCAAACCCAACGGCAGCGCCTACGCCGACAGCATCCTGCGCCTGCGCGACGACCACGCCCAGGTTATCCCCGTCATCGAAGACCTCAACGAAATCGCCCCCTTCCTCAACAGCCGCCACCACTTCGACGTTGGTTTGCGCCAGAAAAGCTACGGCCCCAACACCAGTCTCAACGAAATGGACGCCGCCAATTCCCGCTTCGGCTTGGACAGCAAACAGATGTGGATCGCCGCCGATTACATCGCCGCCGCCCCCAACCTCAGCCTGGTCATGTTCCACAACATGGTCGGCAGTCAGCTCACCGACAAAGCAGCCTTTGTGGATTACCTCAGGCCAGGTATCGAACTTTACGCCCAACTGCGCCAGCGCCACCCCAGCCTGCACATCTTCAACTTCGGCGGCGGGATGCCCGTGGCGATGACCCTGGGCTTCGACTTTGATTACGCCGCCTTCGCCCGCCAACTGCTCACCGCCCTCAAAGAGACTTGCGCCCGTTACAACGTGCCAGAGCCAGACGTGATGGGCGAATTTGGCCGTTACACCACTTCCGAACATGGCGCCCACCTCTTTAAAATTATCGCCGCCAAAGACAACGACTCAACCTACCCCTGGTACATCATAGACAGCTCCATCATGAGTTCCTTCCCCGATAGTTGGGCGCTGGGCGAGCATTTCATTGTCTTGCCGCTGAATCACCTGGACAAACCATTCCAGCGCGTGCAGCTCGGCGGCATCACCTGCGACAGCGACGATGTATACCCACCCAAGAAAAGCCAATCCCCCCTCTATCTGCCGGTGGAAACAGATGATTTGTACATCGGCTTTTTTAGCATTGGCGCGTACCAGGAGATGTTGGGCGGGGTGCGCGGCAGCAAACATTGCGTCTTGCCAGAAGCGATGGAGTTGGTGGTAGACCGGGATGGCGACGGCCGTTACACCTTCGACCTCCTCCCCGGCCAAACCACCGCCGACGTCCTGCGCAACCTCGGCTACCACCTCACGTAA
- a CDS encoding DinB family protein, whose amino-acid sequence MNNSRAELYGKLEASRQALLAVVAGLGEADWETAVFAEDASWHVLDLLRHLTDAENSMIALMSRIRDGGEGVPEDFDLDRWNAVRLRKSQAKTPPDLVADLRQNRANLLAFMAALTEEDWAKKGRHGSGRIMSIEEICHIIADHERLHTRDIQAALAL is encoded by the coding sequence ATGAATAATTCCAGAGCAGAGTTGTATGGCAAATTAGAAGCCAGCCGGCAGGCATTGTTGGCGGTGGTGGCCGGGTTGGGGGAAGCAGACTGGGAAACGGCCGTGTTCGCCGAAGATGCTTCCTGGCACGTGCTGGACCTGCTGCGTCACCTGACCGACGCCGAAAACAGCATGATCGCCCTCATGTCCCGCATCCGCGATGGCGGCGAGGGCGTGCCCGAAGATTTCGACCTGGACCGTTGGAACGCCGTCCGGCTCAGGAAAAGTCAAGCCAAAACGCCACCAGACCTTGTCGCCGACTTGCGGCAGAATCGGGCCAATCTGTTGGCGTTTATGGCGGCGTTAACAGAAGAGGATTGGGCCAAAAAGGGGCGGCACGGCAGCGGCCGCATTATGAGCATCGAAGAAATCTGCCACATCATTGCCGACCACGAACGTCTGCATACCCGAGACATTCAGGCCGCGCTGGCGCTGTAG
- a CDS encoding VWA domain-containing protein: MKGLQRYRGLWLLVGLWGLTAVACQLGTLGQSDNTDTVNIPRDAAVVTVVANSSLVPWLQQAANDFNATESQTADGKTAFAMVQGQESGQFITDIAGGSAELPTLWLPDSPVWTNVLADQGYDAFQTGCVSVARSPLVIGVWRPAAESLGWPSYALGWLDFGSLAQDPAAWKFYSGGAYGDNLRLSHTHPGLSGAGASTLLALVQSAQRQTEAVTVDEISLPLVQASVGAFESAVAYFASDPYTLAQTMSERGAAYLGAAVMYESDAVSSAPGQIVPIYPLEGTFVATHPACINRQAAAVEQEAASLFRDYLLSDAGQATAVTHALRPVNGTTPVGAPLTAENGVDLDQPAIVFGEPTVASIYAIQDVWQAARKPVNLVLLLDTSGSMRGSKMESMREAAVQFVAQMGDDDHLTIIAFSTEPYLLVEGMQVGEARVKLTNTIRDLNASGDTTLFDAIGDGATSIARTNDPALTNAMVVLSDGQDTRSYRYRFNQDLIDYATGSDTTIFTIAYGSDADEGVLGQLAISGNGNFYRGDEASIAAIYEAMSAAFGGSVGVGR; encoded by the coding sequence ATGAAAGGTTTGCAACGTTATCGCGGGCTGTGGCTGTTGGTGGGGCTGTGGGGCTTAACGGCCGTTGCCTGTCAATTAGGCACGCTCGGCCAATCCGACAATACCGACACCGTAAACATCCCCAGGGATGCGGCCGTCGTCACCGTCGTCGCCAACAGCAGCCTGGTCCCCTGGCTGCAACAGGCCGCCAACGACTTCAACGCCACCGAAAGCCAAACGGCCGACGGCAAAACCGCTTTTGCCATGGTGCAGGGCCAAGAATCCGGCCAATTCATCACCGATATCGCCGGCGGCAGCGCCGAGCTGCCAACCCTTTGGCTGCCAGACAGCCCCGTCTGGACCAACGTCCTGGCCGACCAGGGGTACGATGCGTTTCAGACTGGCTGCGTCAGCGTGGCCCGAAGCCCACTGGTCATTGGCGTCTGGCGGCCGGCAGCCGAATCACTGGGCTGGCCCAGTTATGCCCTGGGCTGGCTCGATTTTGGCAGCCTGGCCCAGGACCCGGCCGCCTGGAAGTTCTACAGCGGTGGCGCCTATGGCGACAACCTGCGCCTGAGCCACACCCACCCTGGCCTCTCCGGCGCGGGAGCCAGCACGCTGCTGGCGCTGGTGCAGTCTGCGCAGCGTCAAACCGAAGCCGTCACCGTGGACGAAATCAGCCTGCCGCTGGTACAGGCGTCGGTCGGCGCGTTTGAGAGCGCCGTGGCCTACTTCGCCAGCGACCCCTACACCCTGGCGCAAACCATGAGCGAACGCGGCGCTGCCTATCTAGGCGCGGCGGTGATGTATGAAAGTGACGCCGTTAGCAGCGCCCCAGGGCAGATCGTGCCGATTTACCCGCTGGAAGGCACGTTTGTGGCCACACATCCGGCCTGTATCAACCGGCAGGCAGCGGCCGTTGAACAAGAAGCGGCCAGCCTGTTTCGGGACTATTTGTTGAGCGATGCCGGGCAGGCAACGGCCGTCACCCATGCCCTGCGCCCCGTCAACGGCACCACCCCAGTTGGCGCACCGCTAACGGCCGAAAATGGCGTGGACCTGGACCAGCCGGCCATTGTCTTCGGCGAACCCACTGTGGCCAGCATCTATGCCATTCAGGACGTGTGGCAGGCGGCGCGCAAGCCGGTTAACCTGGTGCTGCTGCTGGATACCTCTGGCAGTATGCGCGGCAGCAAGATGGAGAGTATGCGCGAAGCGGCTGTGCAGTTTGTGGCGCAAATGGGCGATGATGACCACCTGACCATCATCGCCTTCAGCACCGAACCGTACCTATTGGTGGAAGGGATGCAGGTCGGCGAGGCGCGTGTCAAATTAACCAATACCATTCGTGACCTGAATGCGTCTGGCGACACCACGCTGTTCGACGCCATCGGCGATGGCGCGACCAGCATCGCCCGCACCAACGATCCGGCCCTGACCAACGCCATGGTCGTTTTATCCGATGGGCAGGATACACGCAGCTATCGCTACCGCTTTAACCAGGATTTGATTGACTACGCGACCGGCAGCGACACCACTATTTTCACCATCGCTTACGGCAGCGACGCCGACGAAGGGGTGTTGGGGCAGCTTGCCATCAGCGGCAACGGCAACTTTTACCGCGGCGACGAGGCCAGTATTGCCGCCATTTACGAGGCGATGTCGGCCGCCTTTGGCGGCAGCGTTGGCGTCGGGCGGTAA